The Stomoxys calcitrans chromosome 3, idStoCalc2.1, whole genome shotgun sequence genome includes a region encoding these proteins:
- the LOC106082848 gene encoding protein gurken, which translates to MQIPKNLLRVIFMLSTIVAVTDCCSSRILFLKEQTFNVIQQHKMQQYQSDDQHQPMNEKFEQHVYNSNTGSSDKIFNKNHTNVNVDDESPSGDEQTNADGLSTAENSAHLDRPPPAGDGYADMPFEEPQSPSQFIADPAVREQLGDNKGYQLFDIYYTIMRDVLSFACTGQFLTEFCLNGGRCFRYPVGNHSFFSCECADGYVGERCESKSVNGVIVPTPGLDAKPPKILTARVVFSFPMLIFLSVTYLFFGMAIVFKCQPSFRHKNAPTHTSRAAGLLFS; encoded by the exons ATGCAAATTCCGAAAAATTTGCTGCGAGTAATTTTCATGCTGTCAACAATTGTCGCAGTCACAG ATTGTTGTTCTAGCCGAATTTTATTCCTCAAGGAGCAGACCTTTAACGTTATACAACAACACAAAATGCAACAGTACCAAAGTGATGACCAACATCAACCGATGAATGAGAAATTTGAACAACATGTTTACAACAGCAACACCGGATCGTCGGATAAGATATTCAATAAAAACCACACCAATGTCAATGTGGATGACGAATCGCCCTCTGGCGATGAGCAGACAAACGCCGATGGTTTAAGCACAGCTGAAAACTCGGCCCACTTGGATAGGCCGCCTCCGGCAGGTGATGGCTACGCTGATATGCCCTTCGAAGAGCCACAAAGTCCATCACAATTCATTGCGGATCCTGCCGTGCGAGAGCAATTGGGCGATAACAAGGGCTACCAGCTATTCGATATCTACTACACGATAATGAGAGACGTTCTCTCTTTCGCATGCACCGGCCAATTTTTGACGGAGTTCTGTTTGAACGGAGGACGCTGCTTTCGTTATCCAGTCGGAAATCACAGTTTCTTTTCCTGTGAGTGTGCCGATGGCTATGTGGGTGAACGTTGCGAATCGAAGAGTGTTAATG GAGTTATTGTACCCACGCCTGGGTTGGATGCCAAGCCGCCAAAAATTCTAACCGCCCGAGTTGTGTTTTCGTTTCCCATGCTGATTTTTCTTTCGGTCACCTATCTTTTCTTCGGCATGGCCATCGTCTTCAAATGCCAACCGTCCTTTAGGCATAAAAATGCGCCGACACATACTTCACGAGCAGCCGGTCTGCTCTTCTCGTGA